In one window of Gammaproteobacteria bacterium DNA:
- a CDS encoding DUF938 domain-containing protein: MKPFAESCEENKHPILEVLRIEFAAVQNVLEIGSGTGQHAVFFAEHLPHLIWQTSDVTEYHAGIQAWIDAATVDNVRPPLTLDVRRDVWPGGHFDGVFSANTVHIMGWPEVEAMFAGIGSVLAPGGRFCLYGPFNYGGEFTSESNARFDQWLKARDPNSGVRNFENLNRLATAAGLHLLNDYAMPANNRTLVWMKAAPA; encoded by the coding sequence ATGAAACCCTTCGCCGAATCCTGTGAGGAGAACAAGCACCCGATCCTGGAGGTATTGCGCATCGAATTCGCGGCGGTGCAGAACGTCCTCGAGATCGGCAGCGGCACGGGCCAGCATGCCGTGTTCTTCGCCGAGCACCTGCCGCATCTCATCTGGCAGACCAGCGACGTCACCGAGTATCACGCCGGTATCCAGGCGTGGATCGACGCCGCGACAGTGGACAATGTGCGTCCACCGCTGACACTGGACGTGCGCCGCGATGTCTGGCCTGGGGGACATTTCGATGGGGTGTTCAGTGCCAACACCGTGCACATCATGGGTTGGCCGGAGGTGGAAGCGATGTTTGCCGGTATCGGTAGCGTGCTTGCGCCCGGTGGGCGCTTCTGCCTCTACGGACCGTTCAACTATGGCGGGGAGTTCACCAGCGAGAGCAATGCGCGTTTCGATCAGTGGCTGAAGGCGCGCGACCCGAACAGCGGTGTGCGGAATTTCGAGAATCTGAACCGGCTGGCGACTGCAGCGGGCCTGCATCTGCTGAATGATTATGCCATGCCGGCCAACAACCGGACGCTGGTATGGATGAAGGCCGCTCCGGCATAA
- a CDS encoding iron-containing alcohol dehydrogenase → MIEAFSLARLPRIEFGAGRIGLLPELAAGYGSRVLLITGAQTFRATPAWAWLLDGLRKRDLVWDSMQVNGEPSPQLVDAAVAEFQDGGHDVVIGIGGGSVLDAAKAIAGLLRVGDSVMEYLEGVGPEKPYRGPTTPFIAVPTTAGTGSEATKNAVLSQPGADGFKKSFRDERLVPEYAVVDPDLLASCPPELIAANGMDALTQLIESYLSLRANPCTDALAISGLRAARDGLLPWHEGTGDAAAARSRMAYAALISGITLAQVGLGSVHGLAAPMGAFFPIPHGVVCGTLVASATQVNIEALQARDPDGPALARYARLAEILCARRIREPAAAWADLVALLQDWTERLRLPRLARYGVTAGDIPRIVAHSRGSSMKTNPIVLTDDEIARVLGEQI, encoded by the coding sequence ATGATCGAGGCGTTCTCGCTCGCGCGCCTGCCGCGTATCGAGTTCGGTGCCGGGCGCATCGGGCTGCTGCCGGAACTTGCCGCCGGCTACGGCAGCCGGGTGCTGCTGATCACCGGTGCACAGACTTTCCGCGCCACGCCTGCCTGGGCGTGGCTGCTCGATGGCTTGCGCAAGCGCGATCTCGTCTGGGACTCCATGCAGGTGAACGGTGAACCCTCGCCGCAGTTGGTCGATGCCGCCGTCGCCGAATTCCAGGACGGCGGCCATGACGTCGTCATCGGCATCGGTGGCGGCAGCGTCCTGGATGCGGCCAAGGCCATCGCCGGGTTGCTGCGCGTCGGCGATTCCGTCATGGAATACCTGGAAGGTGTCGGCCCGGAAAAGCCCTACCGCGGCCCGACGACACCCTTCATCGCCGTGCCCACCACCGCCGGCACCGGCAGCGAGGCGACCAAGAACGCCGTGCTGAGCCAGCCGGGCGCGGACGGCTTCAAGAAGTCCTTCCGCGATGAACGGCTGGTGCCGGAGTACGCGGTGGTCGATCCCGACCTGCTGGCCAGCTGCCCGCCGGAACTGATCGCCGCCAATGGCATGGATGCGCTGACCCAGCTGATCGAATCCTATCTGTCGCTGCGCGCGAACCCCTGCACCGATGCGCTCGCCATCAGCGGCCTGCGCGCGGCGCGCGATGGCCTGCTGCCCTGGCACGAAGGCACGGGCGATGCGGCTGCCGCGCGCAGCCGCATGGCCTACGCGGCGCTGATCTCCGGGATCACGCTGGCACAGGTCGGACTGGGTTCGGTGCACGGATTGGCCGCGCCCATGGGCGCGTTCTTCCCGATTCCGCACGGTGTGGTGTGCGGCACGCTGGTGGCGAGCGCCACACAGGTGAACATCGAGGCACTGCAGGCACGCGACCCGGACGGCCCCGCGCTCGCCAGGTACGCGCGCCTGGCCGAGATCCTGTGCGCGCGCCGCATCCGCGAACCGGCCGCCGCCTGGGCGGACCTGGTCGCCTTGCTGCAGGACTGGACCGAGCGCCTGCGGCTGCCGCGCCTGGCCCGTTACGGCGTCACGGCCGGAGATATTCCACGGATCGTCGCCCACAGCCGCGGCAGCAGCATGAAGACCAACCCCATCGTATTGACCGATGACGAGATCGCGCGGGTGCTGGGGGAGCAGATTTGA
- a CDS encoding DUF1249 domain-containing protein: MLLSEHTPVRRRQVHDLGELMAIYECNYIRLRQLLPGLTAAAMGSVSRVEGALDLHLRVVERNRYTTTLHLTYLFKDELGLFPAPDIQVRIYHDARLAEVLSCGRLRSRREAARNCWRRDSSLDDKWRINRFLQKWLGYCLRQGHRFRATPDAVCVSAGSWPEVLAEFACEARKPA; encoded by the coding sequence ATGCTGCTAAGCGAGCACACTCCAGTCCGCCGTCGCCAGGTCCATGACCTGGGCGAACTTATGGCCATCTACGAGTGCAACTACATCCGATTACGCCAACTGCTACCCGGCCTCACGGCCGCGGCGATGGGTAGCGTGTCGCGGGTGGAAGGGGCGCTCGACCTGCACCTGCGCGTCGTCGAGCGTAACCGCTACACCACGACGCTGCACCTGACCTATCTGTTCAAGGACGAACTGGGTCTGTTCCCGGCCCCGGACATCCAGGTCAGGATCTACCATGATGCGCGGTTGGCCGAGGTCCTCAGCTGTGGTCGCTTGCGCAGCCGGCGCGAGGCCGCGCGCAACTGCTGGCGGCGTGATTCCAGTCTCGACGACAAGTGGCGCATCAACCGCTTCCTGCAGAAGTGGTTGGGTTACTGCCTGCGCCAGGGGCATCGCTTCCGGGCCACCCCTGACGCTGTCTGCGTGTCGGCCGGCAGCTGGCCCGAGGTCCTGGCCGAGTTCGCCTGCGAGGCCCGGAAACCCGCCTGA